A part of Cannabis sativa cultivar Pink pepper isolate KNU-18-1 chromosome 6, ASM2916894v1, whole genome shotgun sequence genomic DNA contains:
- the LOC115725501 gene encoding uncharacterized protein LOC115725501 isoform X2, which produces MAEMAEVVDEIREGKCLLAADTQKKETDLSSHEEEEDDDYDSQDEDDNDFIIVEDERITRARENKAKLPPNTNLSYLSDEDDEFEQDWAIVHKQLLQTDGFHVDYLPNKHKRNWYQKIIMGCTSYKYTIEAANLAVAEYNKLQGVNLEIREIINVIIRGFDYYYLTLECTDGKYYEVQVLKMGPKVDLDMFRPAKHYPRPTTTTTTTSEEKEVEAAA; this is translated from the exons ATGGCAGAGATGGCAGAGGTGGTTGATGAAATTAGGGAAGGCAAATGTTTGTTAGCAGCAGACACACAGaaaaaagaaacagatttatcatcccatgaagaagaagaagatgatgattaTGACTCTCAAGATGAAGATGACAACGATTTTATTATTGTTGAAGATGAAAGGATAACGAGAGCaag GGAAAATAAAGCTAAACTACCACCAAACACAAACTTATCATACTTATCCGATGAAGATGATGAATTTGAACAAGATTGGGCCATTGTTCACAAACAACTCCTTCAAACTGAT GGTTTTCATGTTGATTACCTTCCTAATAAACACAAAAGGAACTGGTATCAGAAAATCATCATGGGCTGTActtcatataaatatactatTGAAGCAGCTAATTTAGCAGTTGCTGAATATAACAAACTTCAG gGTGTTAATTTGGAGATTAGGGAGATTATAAATGTCATAATAAGAGGATTCGATTATTATTATCTTACGCTGGAATGTACGGATGGAAAGTACTATGAAGTTCAGGTCTTAAAAATGGGCCCCAAAGTTGATTTGGACATGTTTAGGCCTGCTAAACATTATCCAAGGCCaacgacaacaacaacaactacatCAGAAGAAAAAGAAGTAGAAGCAGCAGCCTAG
- the LOC133038964 gene encoding uncharacterized protein LOC133038964 encodes MSVELTSMPSGIDLRRAQAAVETFQKFHHKGNNWRNEYAQQAYEQMVEIAATQPAPTEDEPDEPDVDPTQYPRDLPVMTQVLGERSRHLRGFGHLPRLKGVGAKRAPATHPSAPPTVTMEQYEALQKKVEEAEQTTQHTRQQYETQQLYLRRFQDQFEYLSRAVPGFNLPPMDLPPLPTHSVWIIGLLTVGSSSQPLETQRNNDDDITRL; translated from the exons ATGTCAGTAGAGCTGACATCAATGCCCTCTGGGATAGACTTGAG GAGAGCGCAAGCTGCGGtggaaacttttcaaaagtttcaccaTAAAGGCAACAATTGGCGCAACGAGTACGCACAACAAGCTTAC gagcaaatggttgaaataGCGGCAACTCAACCAGCGCCCACTGAAGATGAGCCCGATGAGCCTGATGTCGATCCTACACAGTACCCCCGAGACTTACCTGTTATGACGCAAGTACTCGGGGAACGATCTCGACATCTTAGAGGCTTTGGCCATCTCCCCAGACTGAAGGGAGTTGGGGCCAAAAGAGCACCTGCCACGCATCCTTCAGCCCCACCGACTGTTACAATGGAACAGTACGAGGCTTTACAGAAAAAAGTGGAGGAAGCGGAGCAGACAACTCAACATACGAGGCAGCAGTATGAGACACAACAACTCTACCTCAGACGATTCCAAGATCAGTTTGAGTATCTTTCTCGAGCTGTGCCGGGTTTCAACTTGCCTCCTATGGATCTTCCACCATTGCCCACTCACAGTGTTTGGATCATCGGGCTGCTCACAGTCGGATCGTCATCGCAGCCTCTCGAGACTCAGAGAAACAACGATGACGACATTACCCGCCTATAG
- the LOC133028965 gene encoding uncharacterized protein LOC133028965 translates to MAEVVDEIKEGKCLLAADTQKKETDLSSHEEEEDDDYDSQDEDDNDFILVEDERITRARENKAKLPPNTNLSYLSDEDDEFEQDWAIVHKQLLQTDGFHVDYLPNKHKRNWYQKIIMGCTSYKYTIEAANLAVAEYNKLQGVNLEIREIINVIIRGFDYYYLTLECTDGKYYEVQVLKMGPKVDLDMFRPAKHYPRPKTTTTTTSEEKEVEAAA, encoded by the exons ATGGCAGAGGTGGTTGATGAAATTAAGGAAGGCAAATGTTTGTTAGCAGCAGACACACAGaaaaaagaaacagatttatcatcccatgaagaagaagaagatgatgattaTGACTCTCAAGATGAAGATGACAACGATTTTATTCTTGTTGAAGATGAAAGGATAACAAGAGCaag ggaaAATAAAGCTAAACTACCACCAAACACAAACTTATCATACTTATCCGATGAAGATGATGAATTTGAACAAGATTGGGCCATTGTTCACAAACAACTCCTTCAAACTGAT GGTTTTCATGTTGATTATCTTCCTAATAAACACAAAAGGAACTGGTATCAGAAAATCATCATGGGCTGTActtcatataaatatactatTGAAGCAGCTAATTTAGCAGTTGCTGAATATAACAAACTTCAG gGTGTTAATTTGGAGATTAGGGAGATTATAAATGTCATAATTAGAGGATTCGATTATTATTATCTTACGTTGGAATGTACGGATGGAAAGTATTATGAAGTTCAAGTCTTAAAAATGGGTCCCAAAGTTGATTTGGACATGTTTAGGCCTGCTAAACATTATCCAAGGCCaaagacaacaacaacaactacatCAGAAGAAAAAGAAGTAGAAGCAGCAGCCTAG
- the LOC115725499 gene encoding uncharacterized protein LOC115725499 encodes MAEVVDEIREGKCLLAADTDKKETDLSYSSSSSGEEEKEDNDYDSQDEDEDEDDNDFILVEDERITKSRELKASLPVSDSSDEEDDEYEQDWAIVNKQLIETDGFHVDYLPNQHKRNWYQKILGISSCKYAIDAANLAIAEYNKLEGANLELREIINVMYEMTGGLYYALTLQCTDGKYYEVKVLKLGPKIDLEMFRPAKHYPRPTTTTTTTSSSEEESAAAASN; translated from the exons ATGGCAGAGGTGGTTGATGAAATTAGGGAAGGCAAATGTTTGTTAGCAGCAGACACAGACaaaaaagaaacagatttatcatattcatcatcatcatctggtgaagaagaaaaagaagataatGATTATGACTctcaagatgaagatgaagatgaagatgacaACGATTTTATTCTTGTTGAAGATGAAAGGATAACCAAATCaag GGAACTTAAAGCTAGCCTACCAGTTTCAGATTCATccgatgaagaagatgatgaatatGAACAAGACTGGGCCATTGTGAACAAACAACTTATTGAAACTGAT GGTTTTCATGTTGATTATCTTCCTAATCAACACAAAAGGAACTGGTATCAGAAAATCTTGGGCATTTCTTCTTGTAAATATGCTATTGATGCAGCTAATTTAGCAATTGCTGAATATAACAAACTCGAG GGTGCTAATTTGGAGCTTAGGGAGATTATAAATGTGATGTATGAGATGACTGGAGGATTATATTATGCTCTTACACTCCAATGTACGGATGGAAAGTATTACGAAGTTAAGGTCTTAAAATTGGGTCCCAAAATTGATTTGGAAATGTTTAGGCCTGCTAAACATTATCCAAGGCCAACAACAACCACAACAACTACTTCATCATCAGAAGAAGAATCAGCAGCAGCAGCCTCCAACTAG
- the LOC115725655 gene encoding uncharacterized protein LOC115725655 isoform X2, whose protein sequence is MAEVVDEIRDGKCLLAADTDKKETDISYDEEEDDDGYDSQDDNDYILVEDERITKSRENKAKLPPNTKFSYYSDEDDEFEQDWAIVHKQLLETDGANLELREIINVLSKMVGGLYFALTLQCTDGKYYEVKVLTLGPKIDLEMFRPAKHYPRPTTTTTTTSSEEEEEKESVC, encoded by the exons ATGGCAGAGGTGGTTGATGAAATTAGAGATGGTAAATGTTTGTTAGCGGCAGACACAGACAAAAAAGAAACAGATATATCATacgatgaagaagaagatgatgatggtTATGACTCTCAAGATGACAACGATTATATTCTTGTTGAAGATGAAAGGATAACCAAATCaag GGAAAATAAAGCTAAATTACCACCAAACACAAAATTTTCATACTATTCGGATGAAGATGATGAATTTGAACAAGATTGGGCCATTGTTCACAAACAACTCCTTGAAACTGAT GGTGCTAATTTAGAGCTTAGGGAGATTATAAATGTGCTAAGTAAGATGGTTGGAGGATTATATTTTGCTCTTACGTTGCAATGTACGGATGGAAAGTACTACGAAGTTAAGGTGTTAACATTGGGTCCCAAAATTGATTTGGAAATGTTTAGGCCTGCTAAACATTATCCAAGGCCAACAACAACCACAACAACTACTTcatcagaagaagaagaagaaaaagaaagtgtttgttag
- the LOC115725655 gene encoding uncharacterized protein LOC115725655 isoform X1, which translates to MAEVVDEIRDGKCLLAADTDKKETDISYDEEEDDDGYDSQDDNDYILVEDERITKSRENKAKLPPNTKFSYYSDEDDEFEQDWAIVHKQLLETDGFHVDYLPNKHKRNWYQIIMGNPCCKYTIEAANLAIAEYNKLEGANLELREIINVLSKMVGGLYFALTLQCTDGKYYEVKVLTLGPKIDLEMFRPAKHYPRPTTTTTTTSSEEEEEKESVC; encoded by the exons ATGGCAGAGGTGGTTGATGAAATTAGAGATGGTAAATGTTTGTTAGCGGCAGACACAGACAAAAAAGAAACAGATATATCATacgatgaagaagaagatgatgatggtTATGACTCTCAAGATGACAACGATTATATTCTTGTTGAAGATGAAAGGATAACCAAATCaag GGAAAATAAAGCTAAATTACCACCAAACACAAAATTTTCATACTATTCGGATGAAGATGATGAATTTGAACAAGATTGGGCCATTGTTCACAAACAACTCCTTGAAACTGAT GGTTTTCATGTTGATTATCTTCCTAATAAACACAAAAGGAACTGGTATCAGATAATTATGGGCAATCCTTGTTGTAAATATACTATTGAAGCAGCTAATTTAGCAATTGCAGAATATAACAAACTTGAG GGTGCTAATTTAGAGCTTAGGGAGATTATAAATGTGCTAAGTAAGATGGTTGGAGGATTATATTTTGCTCTTACGTTGCAATGTACGGATGGAAAGTACTACGAAGTTAAGGTGTTAACATTGGGTCCCAAAATTGATTTGGAAATGTTTAGGCCTGCTAAACATTATCCAAGGCCAACAACAACCACAACAACTACTTcatcagaagaagaagaagaaaaagaaagtgtttgttag
- the LOC115725656 gene encoding uncharacterized protein LOC115725656, which translates to MADVVEEISDGKSLLAADTEKKETDISYDEEEDDDGYDSQDEDEDEDDNHFILVEDERITKSRENKAKLPPNTKFSYLSDEDDEYEQDWAIVHKQLLQTDGFHVDYLPNKHKRNWYQKILGNSCCKYTIEAANLAVAEYNKLEGANLEIREIINVIQIGFDYYYLTLQCTDGKYYEVKVFLQMSPEIDLEMFRPAKHYPRPTTTTTTSEEKEEAAASD; encoded by the exons ATGGCAGATGTGGTTGAAGAAATTAGTGATGGTAAATCTTTGTTAGCAGCAGACacagaaaaaaaagaaacagaTATATCATacgatgaagaagaagatgatgatggtTATGACTctcaagatgaagatgaagatgaagatgacaACCATTTTATTCTTGTTGAAGATGAAAGGATAACCAAATCaag ggaaAATAAAGCTAAGTTACCACCAAACACAAAATTTTCATACTTATCCGATGAAGATGATGAATATGAACAAGATTGGGCCATTGTTCACAAACAACTCCTTCAAACTGAT GGTTTTCATGTTGATTACCTTCCTAATAAACACAAAAGGAACTGGTATCAGAAAATCTTGGGCAATTCTTGTTGTAAATATACTATTGAAGCAGCTAATTTAGCCGTTGCTGAATATAACAAACTTGAG GGTGCTAATTTGGAGATTAGAGAGATTATAAATGTGATACAAATAGGATTCGATTATTATTATCTTACACTGCAGTGTACGGATGGAAAATACTACGAAGTTAAGGTATTCTTACAAATGAGTCCCGAAATTGATTTGGAAATGTTTAGGCCTGCTAAACATTATCCAAGACCAACAACAACTACTACTACatcagaagaaaaagaagaagcagCAGCCTCCGACTAG
- the LOC133038965 gene encoding uncharacterized protein LOC133038965 — protein MKKKIMMMMMMIMTQDENDFIIVEDERITKSRENKAKLPPNTNFSYLFDEDDEFEQDWAIVHKQLLQTDGFHVDYLPNKHKRNWYQIIMGNSCCKYTIEAANLAIAEYNKLEGANLELREIINVLSKMVGGLYFALTLQCTDGKYYEVKVLKLGPKIDLEMFRPAKHYPRPTTTKPTTSEEKEEEEEAASDQNKGCVGSVC, from the exons atgaagaagaagataatgatgatgatgatgatgattatgaCTCAAGATGAAAATGATTTTATTATCGTTGAAGATGAAAGGATAACCAAATCaag ggaAAATAAAGCTAAATTACCACCAAACACAAACTTTTCATACTTATTCGATGAAGATGATGAATTTGAACAAGATTGGGCCATTGTTCACAAACAACTCCTTCAAACTGAT GGTTTTCATGTTGATTATCTTCCTAATAAACACAAAAGGAACTGGTATCAGATAATTATGGGCAATTCTTGTTGTAAATATACTATTGAAGCAGCTAATTTAGCAATTGCAGAATATAACAAACTTGAG GGTGCTAATTTAGAGCTTAGGGAGATTATAAATGTGCTAAGTAAGATGGTTGGAGGATTATATTTTGCTCTTACGTTGCAATGTACGGATGGAAAGTACTACGAAGTTAAGGTGTTAAAATTGGGTCCCAAAATTGATTTAGAAATGTTTAGGCCTGCTAAACATTATCCAAGGCCAACAACTACAAAACCAACTACatcagaagaaaaagaagaggaagaagaagcagCCTCCGACCAGAACAAAGGCTGTGTTGGAAGCGTTTGTTAG
- the LOC115717504 gene encoding uncharacterized mitochondrial protein AtMg00310-like, whose protein sequence is MRLADEHSTYLGLSCAMGRNKNAILEFLKDKMQKRIQSWEGRFLSIAGREYWWSSSCKKGVSWFSWRKLCKYKKSGGMGFRSLHEYNLSLLGKQGWRLLLYQDSLVGPIYKARYFPKCSFLEADLGGNPSFIWRSVFASQKLLRDGARMRIGSGSATEVLNTPWLLSEASPCVVSNHPALVNCKVSQLMKPNSRQWDWELIQDLFESRDVELIKQVPLSVNLGSDS, encoded by the exons ATGAGACTTGCTGATGAACATAGTACTTATCTTGGCCTCTCTTGTGCAATGGGACGAAATAAGAATGCCATTTTAGAGTTTTTGAAAGATAAAATGCAGAAGCGCATTCAAAGCTGGGAGGGTCGTTTCTTGTCTATCGCTGGGCGTGAG TATTGGTGGAGTTCGAGTTGTAAGAAGGGTGTGAGCTGGTTTAGTTGGAGGAAACTATGCAAATATAAGAAATCTGGTGGGATGGGTTTTCGGAGTTTGCATGAGTATAATCTCTCGTTGTTGGGTAAGCAAGGTTGGCGGTTACTTCTGTACCAGGATTCCCTTGTGGGTCCGATATATAAGGCTCGATATTTTCCTAAATGTTCATTTTTGGAGGCCGATTTAGGTGGTAATCCGAGCTTTATATGGCGCAGTGTCTTTGCGTCACAAAAGCTGCTCAGAGATGGTGCACGTATGAGAATAGGATCTGGTTCTGCTACTGAAGTGTTAAACACACCTTGGCTTTTATCTGAGGCTAGCCCGTGTGTGGTATCTAATCATCCAGCACTGGTCAATTGTAAAGTGTCTCAATTAATGAAGCCAAATAGTAGACAATGGGATTGGGAGCTTATTCAGGATTTGTTTGAGTCCCGTGATGTGGAGCTCATCAAACAGGTGCCTTTGAGTGTTAATCTTGGGAGTGATAGTTGA
- the LOC133038666 gene encoding uncharacterized protein LOC133038666 isoform X1, translated as MAEMAEVVDEIREGKCLLAADTDKKETDLSYSSSSGEEEKEDNDYDSQDEDEDEKITKSRELKASLPVSDSSDEEDDEYEQDWAIVNKQLIETDGFHVDYLPNQHKRNWYQKILGISSCKYAIDAANLAIAEYNKLEGANLELREIINVMYEMTGGLYYALTLQCTDGKYYEVKVLKLGPKIDLEMFRPAKHYPRPTTTTTTTSSEEEEAAAASK; from the exons ATGGCAGAGATGGCAGAGGTGGTTGATGAAATTAGGGAAGGCAAATGTTTGTTAGCAGCAGACACAGACaaaaaagaaacagatttatcATATTCATCATCATCtggtgaagaagaaaaagaagataatGATTATGACTctcaagatgaagatgaagatgaaaagATAACCAAATCaag GGAACTTAAAGCTAGCCTACCAGTTTCAGATTCATccgatgaagaagatgatgaatatGAACAAGACTGGGCCATTGTGAACAAACAACTTATTGAAACTGAT GGTTTTCATGTTGATTATCTTCCTAATCAACACAAAAGGAACTGGTATCAGAAAATCTTGGGCATTTCTTCTTGTAAATATGCTATTGATGCAGCTAATTTAGCAATTGCTGAATATAACAAACTCGAG GGTGCTAATTTGGAGCTTAGGGAGATTATAAATGTGATGTATGAGATGACTGGAGGATTATATTATGCTCTTACACTCCAATGTACGGATGGAAAGTATTACGAAGTTAAGGTCTTAAAATTGGGTCCCAAAATTGATTTGGAAATGTTTAGGCCTGCTAAACATTATCCAAGGCCAACAACAACCACAACAACTACTTcatcagaagaagaagaagcagcaGCAGCCTCCAAGTAG
- the LOC133038666 gene encoding uncharacterized protein LOC133038666 isoform X2: MAEVVDEIREGKCLLAADTDKKETDLSYSSSSGEEEKEDNDYDSQDEDEDEKITKSRELKASLPVSDSSDEEDDEYEQDWAIVNKQLIETDGFHVDYLPNQHKRNWYQKILGISSCKYAIDAANLAIAEYNKLEGANLELREIINVMYEMTGGLYYALTLQCTDGKYYEVKVLKLGPKIDLEMFRPAKHYPRPTTTTTTTSSEEEEAAAASK; encoded by the exons ATGGCAGAGGTGGTTGATGAAATTAGGGAAGGCAAATGTTTGTTAGCAGCAGACACAGACaaaaaagaaacagatttatcATATTCATCATCATCtggtgaagaagaaaaagaagataatGATTATGACTctcaagatgaagatgaagatgaaaagATAACCAAATCaag GGAACTTAAAGCTAGCCTACCAGTTTCAGATTCATccgatgaagaagatgatgaatatGAACAAGACTGGGCCATTGTGAACAAACAACTTATTGAAACTGAT GGTTTTCATGTTGATTATCTTCCTAATCAACACAAAAGGAACTGGTATCAGAAAATCTTGGGCATTTCTTCTTGTAAATATGCTATTGATGCAGCTAATTTAGCAATTGCTGAATATAACAAACTCGAG GGTGCTAATTTGGAGCTTAGGGAGATTATAAATGTGATGTATGAGATGACTGGAGGATTATATTATGCTCTTACACTCCAATGTACGGATGGAAAGTATTACGAAGTTAAGGTCTTAAAATTGGGTCCCAAAATTGATTTGGAAATGTTTAGGCCTGCTAAACATTATCCAAGGCCAACAACAACCACAACAACTACTTcatcagaagaagaagaagcagcaGCAGCCTCCAAGTAG